The following are encoded in a window of Cygnus atratus isolate AKBS03 ecotype Queensland, Australia chromosome 20, CAtr_DNAZoo_HiC_assembly, whole genome shotgun sequence genomic DNA:
- the HIP1 gene encoding huntingtin-interacting protein 1 isoform X2 has translation MGQWRAARPAAARSGAVARARRGRSGGGGAWTRVSSSMKQVGNPLPKVLGRRAAGGGLEAERESFERAQTVSINKAINTQEVAVKEKHARTCILGTHHEKGAQTFWSVVNRLPLSGNAVLCWKFCHVFHKLLRDGHSNVLKDSVRYKNELSDMSRMWGHLSEGYGQLCSIYLKLLRTKMEFHTKNPRFPGNLQMSDRQLDEAGESDVNNFFQLTVEMFDYLECELNLFQTVFSSLDMSRSVSVTAAGQCRLAPLIQVILDCSHLYDYTVKLLFKLHSCLPADTLQGHRDRFLEQFRKLKDLFYRSSNLQYFKRLIQIPQLPENPPNFLRASALSEHISPVVVIPAEASSPDSEPITDLVEMETASQSLFDNKFDDIFGSSFSSDPFNFNSQNGMNKDDKDRLIEQLYREIGALKEELESFKAENERRTLQLRGRISELEAELAEQQHLKQQALDESEFLRTELEELKKQREDTEKAQRSLTEIERRAQANEQRYSKLKEKYSELVQNHADLLRKNAEVTKQVTVARQAQGDVEREKKELEDSFQRVSEQAQRKSQEQAEVLEMLKQELAASKQELQVLQGTLESSTQVGAEQSTRIADLEQERDSLSQAAERHGEEMAALRAELQQLQDTLSSEKESSKKELETLQTQLQDKESMERTLQQRLTEEQFALLQGSAREAERMVQDALSRLEDPAHISCTGSADYLLSRTLAASECTERLQDAHRKYLSNRTDVSSLLPCVALFAHLISDTILQGSATSHMAPMEPADRLLEMCKQCGSEAMSYLSSLQDLDSVEGADCTPVTSCLSRISAIGEELRPRGLDVEQEELGDLVDKEMAATSAAIETAAARIEEMLSKARAGDTGVKLEVNERILGSCTGLMQAIQVLVLASKDLQREIVESGRGAASPKEFYAKNSRWTEGLISASKAVGWGATVMVDAADLVVQGKGKFEELMVCSHEIAASTAQLVAASKVKADKDSANLAKLQQASRGVNQATAGVVASTKSGKSQIEEKDSMDFSSMTLTQIKRQEMDSQVRVLELENQLQKERQKLGELRKKHYELAGVAEGWEEDATD, from the exons actgtCAGCATCAATAAGGCTATTAATACACAGGAAGTGGCTGTCAAGGAGAAACACGCCAGAA CATGCATCCTGGGCACGCACCACGAAAAGGGGGCACAGACCTTCTGGTCAGTGGTGAACCGGCTGCCGCTCTCAGGCAACGCCGTGCTCTGCTGGAAGTTCTGCCACGTCTTCCACAAGCTCCTCCGCGACGGCCATTCGAAT GTCCTGAAGGATTCTGTGAGGTACAAGAACGAGCTGAGTGACATGAGCAGGATGTGG GGCCACCTGAGCGAGGGCTATGGACAGCTGTGCAGCATCTACCTCAAACTGCTGAGAACCAAGATGGAGTTTCACACAAAG AACCCACGGTTTCCCGGCAACCTCCAGATGTCCGACCGGCAGCTCGACGAGGCAGGGGAGAGCGACGTCAATAACTT CTTCCAGCTGACGGTGGAGATGTTTGACTACCTGGAGTGTGAGCTGAACCTATTCCAGACAG TGTTCAGCTCCCTGGACATGTCGCGCTCTGTGTCGGTCACGGCTGCGGGGCAGTGCCGCCTCGCCCCGCTCATCCAGGTGATCCTGGACTGCAGCCACCTCTACGACTACACGGTCAAGCTGCTCTTCAAGCTCCACTCCT gtCTGCCAGCCGACACACTGCAGGGCCACCGGGACCGCTTCTTGGAGCAGTTCAGAAA GCTGAAGGACCTCTTCTATCGCTCCAGTAACCTGCAGTACTTCAAACGACTAATTCAGATCCCACAGCTCCCGGAG aaCCCTCCCAATTTCCTGCGAGCCTCAGCACTGTCAGAGCACATCAGCCCTGTGGTGGTCATCCCCGCTGAGGCATCCTCGCCTGACAGTGAGCCCATCACAGACTTGGTGGAAATGGAAACAGCGTCACAG AGTCTGTTTGACAACAAGTTTGATGACATCTTTGGCAGCTCATTCAGCAGCGACCCCTTCAACTTCAACAGTCAGAATGGGATGAACAAGGACGACAA GGACCGGTTAATAGAGCAGCTCTACAGGGAGATCGGGGCCCtgaaggaggagctggagagctTCAAGGCTGAG AATGAGCGTCGCACCCTGCAGCTGCGCGGGCGCATCAGCGAGCTGGAGGCTgagctggctgagcagcagcacctgaAGCAGCAGGCGCTGGACGAGAGCGAGTTCCTGCGCactgagctggaggagctgaagaAGCAGAGGGAGGACACGGAGAAAGCGCAGAGGAGCCTGACAGAGATCGAAC GGAGGGCACAGGCGAACGAGCAGCGATACAGCAAGCTGAAGGAGAAGTACAGCGAGCTGGTGCAGAACCACGCTGACCTGCTGCGGAAG AATGCGGAGGTGACCAAGCAGGTGACAGTGGCGAGACAGGCCCAGGGCGAtgtggagagggagaagaaggagCTGGAGGACTCCTTCCAGCGGGTGAGCGAGCAGGCTCAGAGGAAG TCTCAGGAGCAAGCCGAGGTGCTGGAAATGCTGAAGCAGGAGCTGGCGGCCAgcaagcaggagctgcaggtccTGCAGGGCACGCTGGAGTCCAGCACACAG gtaggagcagagcagagtacCCGGATAGCAGACCTGGAGCAGGAGAGAGACAGCCTGAGCCAGGCGGCAGAGCGGCATGGTGAGGAGATGGCAGCCCTGcgggctgagctgcagcagcttcaggACACACTCAGCAGTGAAAAGGAGAGCAGCAAGAAGGAGCTGGAGACACTGCAGACACAGCTGCAAGACAAG GAGAGCATGGAGCGGACGCTGCAGCAGCGCCTCACCGAGGAGCagtttgctctgctgcagggcagcgcACGGGAGGCAGAGAGGATGGTGCAGGATGCCCTCAGTCGCCTCGAGGACCCCGCTCACATCAGCTGCACTGGCTCAGCGG ATTACCTCCTGTCCAGGACATTGGCAGCCTCTGAGtgcacagagaggctgcaggaTGCGCACAGAAAATACCTTTCCAATCGTACAG ATGtgagcagcctgctgccctgcGTGGCCCTCTTTGCCCACCTCATCAGCGACACCATCCTGCAAGGCAGCGCTACCTCCCACATGGCCCCGATGGAGCCCGCTGACC GTCTGCTGGAGATGTGCAAGCAGTGCGGCAGCGAGGCCATGAGCTACCTCAGCTCCCTGCAAGACCTGGATAGCGTGGAGGGCGCCGACTGCACCCCGGTGACCAGCTGCCTCAGCCGGATCAGTGCCATTGGGGAG GAGCTGCGACCCAGAGGACTGGacgtggagcaggaggagctgggtgaTCTGGTGGACAAGGAGATGGCAGCTACGTCAGCGGCCATCGAGACTGCGGCCGCACGGATCGAG GAGATGCTGAGCAAGGCCCGGGCTGGTGACACTGGGGTCAAACTGGAAGTGAATGAGAG GATCCTGGGCTCCTGCACAGGCCTTATGCAGGCAATCCAGGTGCTGGTCCTGGCGTCCAAGGACCTGCAGCGAGAGATTGTGGAGAGCGGACGG ggcGCAGCGTCACCCAAGGAGTTTTATGCCAAGAATTCCCGCTGGACAGAAGGCCTCATCTCTGCCTCCAAGGCTGTGGGCTGGGGAGCAACTGTCATGGT cgATGCTGCTGACCTGGTGGTgcaagggaaagggaaattCGAGGAGCTGATGGTCTGTTCCCATGAGATTGCAGCCAGCACCGCACAGCTGGTGGCAGCTTCCAAG GTGAAGGCAGACAAAGACAGTGCCAACTTGGCCAAGCTCCAGCAAGCTTCTCGGGGTGTCAACCAGGCCACAGCCGGCGTGGTGGCCTCCACCAAGTCTGGAAAGTCACAGATTGAGGAGAAAG ACAGCATGGACTTCTCTAGCATGACACTAACCCAGATCAAGCGTCAAGAAATGGACTCTCAG GTGCGAGTGTTGGAGCTGGAAAACCAGCTGCAGAAGGAGCGGCAGAAGCTGGGGGAGCTGCGCAAGAAGCATTACGAGCTGGCAGGAGtggcagagggctgggaggaggatg CCACCGACTAG
- the HIP1 gene encoding huntingtin-interacting protein 1 isoform X3 gives MEAGKMTVSINKAINTQEVAVKEKHARTCILGTHHEKGAQTFWSVVNRLPLSGNAVLCWKFCHVFHKLLRDGHSNVLKDSVRYKNELSDMSRMWGHLSEGYGQLCSIYLKLLRTKMEFHTKNPRFPGNLQMSDRQLDEAGESDVNNFFQLTVEMFDYLECELNLFQTVFSSLDMSRSVSVTAAGQCRLAPLIQVILDCSHLYDYTVKLLFKLHSCLPADTLQGHRDRFLEQFRKLKDLFYRSSNLQYFKRLIQIPQLPENPPNFLRASALSEHISPVVVIPAEASSPDSEPITDLVEMETASQSLFDNKFDDIFGSSFSSDPFNFNSQNGMNKDDKDRLIEQLYREIGALKEELESFKAENERRTLQLRGRISELEAELAEQQHLKQQALDESEFLRTELEELKKQREDTEKAQRSLTEIERRAQANEQRYSKLKEKYSELVQNHADLLRKNAEVTKQVTVARQAQGDVEREKKELEDSFQRVSEQAQRKSQEQAEVLEMLKQELAASKQELQVLQGTLESSTQVGAEQSTRIADLEQERDSLSQAAERHGEEMAALRAELQQLQDTLSSEKESSKKELETLQTQLQDKESMERTLQQRLTEEQFALLQGSAREAERMVQDALSRLEDPAHISCTGSADYLLSRTLAASECTERLQDAHRKYLSNRTDVSSLLPCVALFAHLISDTILQGSATSHMAPMEPADRLLEMCKQCGSEAMSYLSSLQDLDSVEGADCTPVTSCLSRISAIGEELRPRGLDVEQEELGDLVDKEMAATSAAIETAAARIEEMLSKARAGDTGVKLEVNERILGSCTGLMQAIQVLVLASKDLQREIVESGRGAASPKEFYAKNSRWTEGLISASKAVGWGATVMVDAADLVVQGKGKFEELMVCSHEIAASTAQLVAASKVKADKDSANLAKLQQASRGVNQATAGVVASTKSGKSQIEEKDSMDFSSMTLTQIKRQEMDSQVRVLELENQLQKERQKLGELRKKHYELAGVAEGWEEDATD, from the exons ATGGAGGCGGGCAAAATG actgtCAGCATCAATAAGGCTATTAATACACAGGAAGTGGCTGTCAAGGAGAAACACGCCAGAA CATGCATCCTGGGCACGCACCACGAAAAGGGGGCACAGACCTTCTGGTCAGTGGTGAACCGGCTGCCGCTCTCAGGCAACGCCGTGCTCTGCTGGAAGTTCTGCCACGTCTTCCACAAGCTCCTCCGCGACGGCCATTCGAAT GTCCTGAAGGATTCTGTGAGGTACAAGAACGAGCTGAGTGACATGAGCAGGATGTGG GGCCACCTGAGCGAGGGCTATGGACAGCTGTGCAGCATCTACCTCAAACTGCTGAGAACCAAGATGGAGTTTCACACAAAG AACCCACGGTTTCCCGGCAACCTCCAGATGTCCGACCGGCAGCTCGACGAGGCAGGGGAGAGCGACGTCAATAACTT CTTCCAGCTGACGGTGGAGATGTTTGACTACCTGGAGTGTGAGCTGAACCTATTCCAGACAG TGTTCAGCTCCCTGGACATGTCGCGCTCTGTGTCGGTCACGGCTGCGGGGCAGTGCCGCCTCGCCCCGCTCATCCAGGTGATCCTGGACTGCAGCCACCTCTACGACTACACGGTCAAGCTGCTCTTCAAGCTCCACTCCT gtCTGCCAGCCGACACACTGCAGGGCCACCGGGACCGCTTCTTGGAGCAGTTCAGAAA GCTGAAGGACCTCTTCTATCGCTCCAGTAACCTGCAGTACTTCAAACGACTAATTCAGATCCCACAGCTCCCGGAG aaCCCTCCCAATTTCCTGCGAGCCTCAGCACTGTCAGAGCACATCAGCCCTGTGGTGGTCATCCCCGCTGAGGCATCCTCGCCTGACAGTGAGCCCATCACAGACTTGGTGGAAATGGAAACAGCGTCACAG AGTCTGTTTGACAACAAGTTTGATGACATCTTTGGCAGCTCATTCAGCAGCGACCCCTTCAACTTCAACAGTCAGAATGGGATGAACAAGGACGACAA GGACCGGTTAATAGAGCAGCTCTACAGGGAGATCGGGGCCCtgaaggaggagctggagagctTCAAGGCTGAG AATGAGCGTCGCACCCTGCAGCTGCGCGGGCGCATCAGCGAGCTGGAGGCTgagctggctgagcagcagcacctgaAGCAGCAGGCGCTGGACGAGAGCGAGTTCCTGCGCactgagctggaggagctgaagaAGCAGAGGGAGGACACGGAGAAAGCGCAGAGGAGCCTGACAGAGATCGAAC GGAGGGCACAGGCGAACGAGCAGCGATACAGCAAGCTGAAGGAGAAGTACAGCGAGCTGGTGCAGAACCACGCTGACCTGCTGCGGAAG AATGCGGAGGTGACCAAGCAGGTGACAGTGGCGAGACAGGCCCAGGGCGAtgtggagagggagaagaaggagCTGGAGGACTCCTTCCAGCGGGTGAGCGAGCAGGCTCAGAGGAAG TCTCAGGAGCAAGCCGAGGTGCTGGAAATGCTGAAGCAGGAGCTGGCGGCCAgcaagcaggagctgcaggtccTGCAGGGCACGCTGGAGTCCAGCACACAG gtaggagcagagcagagtacCCGGATAGCAGACCTGGAGCAGGAGAGAGACAGCCTGAGCCAGGCGGCAGAGCGGCATGGTGAGGAGATGGCAGCCCTGcgggctgagctgcagcagcttcaggACACACTCAGCAGTGAAAAGGAGAGCAGCAAGAAGGAGCTGGAGACACTGCAGACACAGCTGCAAGACAAG GAGAGCATGGAGCGGACGCTGCAGCAGCGCCTCACCGAGGAGCagtttgctctgctgcagggcagcgcACGGGAGGCAGAGAGGATGGTGCAGGATGCCCTCAGTCGCCTCGAGGACCCCGCTCACATCAGCTGCACTGGCTCAGCGG ATTACCTCCTGTCCAGGACATTGGCAGCCTCTGAGtgcacagagaggctgcaggaTGCGCACAGAAAATACCTTTCCAATCGTACAG ATGtgagcagcctgctgccctgcGTGGCCCTCTTTGCCCACCTCATCAGCGACACCATCCTGCAAGGCAGCGCTACCTCCCACATGGCCCCGATGGAGCCCGCTGACC GTCTGCTGGAGATGTGCAAGCAGTGCGGCAGCGAGGCCATGAGCTACCTCAGCTCCCTGCAAGACCTGGATAGCGTGGAGGGCGCCGACTGCACCCCGGTGACCAGCTGCCTCAGCCGGATCAGTGCCATTGGGGAG GAGCTGCGACCCAGAGGACTGGacgtggagcaggaggagctgggtgaTCTGGTGGACAAGGAGATGGCAGCTACGTCAGCGGCCATCGAGACTGCGGCCGCACGGATCGAG GAGATGCTGAGCAAGGCCCGGGCTGGTGACACTGGGGTCAAACTGGAAGTGAATGAGAG GATCCTGGGCTCCTGCACAGGCCTTATGCAGGCAATCCAGGTGCTGGTCCTGGCGTCCAAGGACCTGCAGCGAGAGATTGTGGAGAGCGGACGG ggcGCAGCGTCACCCAAGGAGTTTTATGCCAAGAATTCCCGCTGGACAGAAGGCCTCATCTCTGCCTCCAAGGCTGTGGGCTGGGGAGCAACTGTCATGGT cgATGCTGCTGACCTGGTGGTgcaagggaaagggaaattCGAGGAGCTGATGGTCTGTTCCCATGAGATTGCAGCCAGCACCGCACAGCTGGTGGCAGCTTCCAAG GTGAAGGCAGACAAAGACAGTGCCAACTTGGCCAAGCTCCAGCAAGCTTCTCGGGGTGTCAACCAGGCCACAGCCGGCGTGGTGGCCTCCACCAAGTCTGGAAAGTCACAGATTGAGGAGAAAG ACAGCATGGACTTCTCTAGCATGACACTAACCCAGATCAAGCGTCAAGAAATGGACTCTCAG GTGCGAGTGTTGGAGCTGGAAAACCAGCTGCAGAAGGAGCGGCAGAAGCTGGGGGAGCTGCGCAAGAAGCATTACGAGCTGGCAGGAGtggcagagggctgggaggaggatg CCACCGACTAG
- the HIP1 gene encoding huntingtin-interacting protein 1 isoform X1, which yields MKQVGNPLPKVLGRRAAGGGLEAERESFERAQTVSINKAINTQEVAVKEKHARTCILGTHHEKGAQTFWSVVNRLPLSGNAVLCWKFCHVFHKLLRDGHSNVLKDSVRYKNELSDMSRMWGHLSEGYGQLCSIYLKLLRTKMEFHTKNPRFPGNLQMSDRQLDEAGESDVNNFFQLTVEMFDYLECELNLFQTVFSSLDMSRSVSVTAAGQCRLAPLIQVILDCSHLYDYTVKLLFKLHSCLPADTLQGHRDRFLEQFRKLKDLFYRSSNLQYFKRLIQIPQLPENPPNFLRASALSEHISPVVVIPAEASSPDSEPITDLVEMETASQSLFDNKFDDIFGSSFSSDPFNFNSQNGMNKDDKDRLIEQLYREIGALKEELESFKAENERRTLQLRGRISELEAELAEQQHLKQQALDESEFLRTELEELKKQREDTEKAQRSLTEIERRAQANEQRYSKLKEKYSELVQNHADLLRKNAEVTKQVTVARQAQGDVEREKKELEDSFQRVSEQAQRKVSRAHGTAGSSWGWGQVVGTGMGPHTPRDPPGYTRREAGECPTGASSGRPLSCPQSQEQAEVLEMLKQELAASKQELQVLQGTLESSTQVGAEQSTRIADLEQERDSLSQAAERHGEEMAALRAELQQLQDTLSSEKESSKKELETLQTQLQDKESMERTLQQRLTEEQFALLQGSAREAERMVQDALSRLEDPAHISCTGSADYLLSRTLAASECTERLQDAHRKYLSNRTDVSSLLPCVALFAHLISDTILQGSATSHMAPMEPADRLLEMCKQCGSEAMSYLSSLQDLDSVEGADCTPVTSCLSRISAIGEELRPRGLDVEQEELGDLVDKEMAATSAAIETAAARIEEMLSKARAGDTGVKLEVNERILGSCTGLMQAIQVLVLASKDLQREIVESGRGAASPKEFYAKNSRWTEGLISASKAVGWGATVMVDAADLVVQGKGKFEELMVCSHEIAASTAQLVAASKVKADKDSANLAKLQQASRGVNQATAGVVASTKSGKSQIEEKDSMDFSSMTLTQIKRQEMDSQVRVLELENQLQKERQKLGELRKKHYELAGVAEGWEEDATD from the exons actgtCAGCATCAATAAGGCTATTAATACACAGGAAGTGGCTGTCAAGGAGAAACACGCCAGAA CATGCATCCTGGGCACGCACCACGAAAAGGGGGCACAGACCTTCTGGTCAGTGGTGAACCGGCTGCCGCTCTCAGGCAACGCCGTGCTCTGCTGGAAGTTCTGCCACGTCTTCCACAAGCTCCTCCGCGACGGCCATTCGAAT GTCCTGAAGGATTCTGTGAGGTACAAGAACGAGCTGAGTGACATGAGCAGGATGTGG GGCCACCTGAGCGAGGGCTATGGACAGCTGTGCAGCATCTACCTCAAACTGCTGAGAACCAAGATGGAGTTTCACACAAAG AACCCACGGTTTCCCGGCAACCTCCAGATGTCCGACCGGCAGCTCGACGAGGCAGGGGAGAGCGACGTCAATAACTT CTTCCAGCTGACGGTGGAGATGTTTGACTACCTGGAGTGTGAGCTGAACCTATTCCAGACAG TGTTCAGCTCCCTGGACATGTCGCGCTCTGTGTCGGTCACGGCTGCGGGGCAGTGCCGCCTCGCCCCGCTCATCCAGGTGATCCTGGACTGCAGCCACCTCTACGACTACACGGTCAAGCTGCTCTTCAAGCTCCACTCCT gtCTGCCAGCCGACACACTGCAGGGCCACCGGGACCGCTTCTTGGAGCAGTTCAGAAA GCTGAAGGACCTCTTCTATCGCTCCAGTAACCTGCAGTACTTCAAACGACTAATTCAGATCCCACAGCTCCCGGAG aaCCCTCCCAATTTCCTGCGAGCCTCAGCACTGTCAGAGCACATCAGCCCTGTGGTGGTCATCCCCGCTGAGGCATCCTCGCCTGACAGTGAGCCCATCACAGACTTGGTGGAAATGGAAACAGCGTCACAG AGTCTGTTTGACAACAAGTTTGATGACATCTTTGGCAGCTCATTCAGCAGCGACCCCTTCAACTTCAACAGTCAGAATGGGATGAACAAGGACGACAA GGACCGGTTAATAGAGCAGCTCTACAGGGAGATCGGGGCCCtgaaggaggagctggagagctTCAAGGCTGAG AATGAGCGTCGCACCCTGCAGCTGCGCGGGCGCATCAGCGAGCTGGAGGCTgagctggctgagcagcagcacctgaAGCAGCAGGCGCTGGACGAGAGCGAGTTCCTGCGCactgagctggaggagctgaagaAGCAGAGGGAGGACACGGAGAAAGCGCAGAGGAGCCTGACAGAGATCGAAC GGAGGGCACAGGCGAACGAGCAGCGATACAGCAAGCTGAAGGAGAAGTACAGCGAGCTGGTGCAGAACCACGCTGACCTGCTGCGGAAG AATGCGGAGGTGACCAAGCAGGTGACAGTGGCGAGACAGGCCCAGGGCGAtgtggagagggagaagaaggagCTGGAGGACTCCTTCCAGCGGGTGAGCGAGCAGGCTCAGAGGAAGGTGAGTAGGGCGCATGGCACAGCGGGGTCgtcctggggatggggacaggtggtggggacagggatggggccTCACACCCCAAGGGACCCTCCTGGTTACACTCGGAGGGAAGCGGGTGAGTGCCCCACAGGGGCCAGCTCGGGGCGACCTCTCTCCTGCCCACAGTCTCAGGAGCAAGCCGAGGTGCTGGAAATGCTGAAGCAGGAGCTGGCGGCCAgcaagcaggagctgcaggtccTGCAGGGCACGCTGGAGTCCAGCACACAG gtaggagcagagcagagtacCCGGATAGCAGACCTGGAGCAGGAGAGAGACAGCCTGAGCCAGGCGGCAGAGCGGCATGGTGAGGAGATGGCAGCCCTGcgggctgagctgcagcagcttcaggACACACTCAGCAGTGAAAAGGAGAGCAGCAAGAAGGAGCTGGAGACACTGCAGACACAGCTGCAAGACAAG GAGAGCATGGAGCGGACGCTGCAGCAGCGCCTCACCGAGGAGCagtttgctctgctgcagggcagcgcACGGGAGGCAGAGAGGATGGTGCAGGATGCCCTCAGTCGCCTCGAGGACCCCGCTCACATCAGCTGCACTGGCTCAGCGG ATTACCTCCTGTCCAGGACATTGGCAGCCTCTGAGtgcacagagaggctgcaggaTGCGCACAGAAAATACCTTTCCAATCGTACAG ATGtgagcagcctgctgccctgcGTGGCCCTCTTTGCCCACCTCATCAGCGACACCATCCTGCAAGGCAGCGCTACCTCCCACATGGCCCCGATGGAGCCCGCTGACC GTCTGCTGGAGATGTGCAAGCAGTGCGGCAGCGAGGCCATGAGCTACCTCAGCTCCCTGCAAGACCTGGATAGCGTGGAGGGCGCCGACTGCACCCCGGTGACCAGCTGCCTCAGCCGGATCAGTGCCATTGGGGAG GAGCTGCGACCCAGAGGACTGGacgtggagcaggaggagctgggtgaTCTGGTGGACAAGGAGATGGCAGCTACGTCAGCGGCCATCGAGACTGCGGCCGCACGGATCGAG GAGATGCTGAGCAAGGCCCGGGCTGGTGACACTGGGGTCAAACTGGAAGTGAATGAGAG GATCCTGGGCTCCTGCACAGGCCTTATGCAGGCAATCCAGGTGCTGGTCCTGGCGTCCAAGGACCTGCAGCGAGAGATTGTGGAGAGCGGACGG ggcGCAGCGTCACCCAAGGAGTTTTATGCCAAGAATTCCCGCTGGACAGAAGGCCTCATCTCTGCCTCCAAGGCTGTGGGCTGGGGAGCAACTGTCATGGT cgATGCTGCTGACCTGGTGGTgcaagggaaagggaaattCGAGGAGCTGATGGTCTGTTCCCATGAGATTGCAGCCAGCACCGCACAGCTGGTGGCAGCTTCCAAG GTGAAGGCAGACAAAGACAGTGCCAACTTGGCCAAGCTCCAGCAAGCTTCTCGGGGTGTCAACCAGGCCACAGCCGGCGTGGTGGCCTCCACCAAGTCTGGAAAGTCACAGATTGAGGAGAAAG ACAGCATGGACTTCTCTAGCATGACACTAACCCAGATCAAGCGTCAAGAAATGGACTCTCAG GTGCGAGTGTTGGAGCTGGAAAACCAGCTGCAGAAGGAGCGGCAGAAGCTGGGGGAGCTGCGCAAGAAGCATTACGAGCTGGCAGGAGtggcagagggctgggaggaggatg CCACCGACTAG